GAGACATTAATGTTTCTGTCAGTTGGGCTTACCACATTCTCCATTTGGTGGTTACAGTGTAGCATCAAACACGGTGGATTCCTTTTattatctctttatctctctctctgtgtctcttagttttctttcattctctctttagtttcctctctctctctctctctctctctctctctctctctctctctctctctctctctgcctctctctctctctgcctctctctctctgcctctctctctctctccctctctgtctctctctctctctgtttcctctctctctctctgtctctctttctctgcgtctctctctctgtttcctctctctcactctctttcctctctttctgtttcctctctttctccctcctctctctctctctctctctctctctctctctctctctctctctctctctctctctctctctctctccctctctctctctctctctctctttatcttcccCTCGGATGTCCGTATTTGTGTTTGACTTTTCCACTTCTGTGTAGAAGGAGTCCTCTCCAGCAAGGCATGCTGACATCAAGCCGACTCAACCAGCCAGACCAGCTCTCCATTCTGTCTCGCATGTTTCAGATTCCCCTCGTGCCACAcattcacaagcacacacctacAGATCTGCATCACATCTAAAAGACAGTGTGCATGCTCAACCTTTCACCACCATGGGAACAGAGTGTGAAGATGACTGAACACGCGTTGGAATGATACATTCTTTGCTGACGGAGCTGCAGAGACTGCCAGTCAAATGTCCGTACAGCAGCAAGCTTTCCAACAACGCTGCCCTCCTGACCAgctaatccctctctctctctccctctctctctctctgtggctagGTGGACCTGGAGCCAGAAGGCAAGGTGTTCATCCACATATTGCTCACAGGATCCTTCATCGATGGTAAGGCCCCAACGCATGTCACAGTTCATGTGTGACGGGTATGTAACAGACATGGTCTTGCAAGTTCCGTCAGAGTTTTCCAGACCGTGTCCATCCTTCACCGAGGATCGAACACGCCatctctgacttcccaagcgccaccactaccagctacgccaaagaaaagctagctattcattGACGCgcgtggcctgttacatacttgaggagtgagtttcaccgattcacacaCGCTCCATCACGCCCAGGCTGGTGGGTCAGTACCCCAACCACCCAGACGCTGTCCTCAGCCTTCAGCACCTTCTCCTGAGTTCTCTGTACTCTCAGACAGGCCGCCATTGTTCTGCCGCTAGTAATGTCCGTCTGCTGTCTAATAAGACCAACAATGCACCTGAGATTACATCAGCCAGAAGCGTCAATGTCTAATACACAATGTCTAATAAttatctgatgtgtgtgtgtgtgtatgtgagactaGAGGttagatatttacatttacatttagtcatttagcagacgctcttatccagagcgacttacagtaagtacagggacattctccccgaggcaagtagggtgaagtgccttgcccaaggacacaacgtcatctggcacggccgggaatcgaactggcaaccttctgattacaagcccgcttccctaaccgctcagccacctgactcccattgcgTCGTGTGCTGGTTCCTCACGGCTGGGGCCTGGTCTGTCTGGCTTGTCCAGACACATAACATAGTTATGTGGTAGTCAAGGCCACATTCCTCACCAGCCTCTCTTATAAGACCCTCTACCCCATTTTCAACATCCAtagttaaaggcagggtaggtaatgttgagaagcacttaTTGTCACATTTGCTGAAataacttcacatcctgatagcaaccaatacatccCTACACCAATAAAACACTGCACTAATGATTGGACAACAGTCAgaccaaatgcaatgattggatgggctacttgtctgtctgtctacctcccgGCTGTAGTCAGGCAGCGAGTTCATGTGTTGAGGTAGTGGCTttcaagggaggggtgggatatttagatttacatttacatttagtcatttagcagacgctcttatccagagcgacttacagtaagtacagggacattccccccgaagcaagtagggtgaagtgccttacccaaggacacaacgtcaattgacacggccgggaatcgaacaggcaaccttcagattactagcccgactccctcaccgctcagccatctgactcccttttgaatcctttcaaactttaatgaataaatgtaaatgtgaactcGAGTACCTATCctgcctttaaaaaaaaaagaagagaaaaggtGAGCTACGGGGGTGCCCCCAACATGAATACTTTTTAGTTTCAAAGTGGCAACTGTGTCCTGTCAGAGATGTGTGTTAAAGTGTCGATTAAGAAGCAGGAAGTGGGGTTTGGACTCCCACCTCCATCCTTCTTAGTGTCACCCTCAAGTTCCTCTTTTGGTACGCTATTACAGTTCACTGCGTTTCAAAGGGTTCTGCTCTTTCAGAATTAGCCAGCTGATGTCTATTTGTATGCTTTGTTATTTCCCCGTATACTGATGCGTTTTGCGTCGCTGACCTGCATGGTGCCAGTctatgtgttgtgtttggttttTACACACAGCCTTAAGTGTTTTTTGTGGCTGGATGAAGATGGTACACAAGGCAAGTCGCATGACTAAACTTGACCTTTACCTGCTGTGAGTAGATGAGGGTAGCTCATCCAGGAACTACTAAACAATGTAGTCTAGTCTATCAGGTGTGCAGACTGTGCTTTGGGTGAGCCAAACCGCTTTTGGTGGGTTATCAAGGCTATCTGATCACCAGGCCCGAGTGTGATCTCCTCCCATCTGTGTGCTGTtctctgggggtggagggcccCTACAGACCAGTTTCCGCTCCGTCTGTGGTTTTCAGCACTTTGCGTAGCCCCTCGTATGCTGCTAGCACATTTCAACTGTGCTGTGGAAACATACAGAATATGTGCAGCCTTGCTATGTTTAAGTAGCATTCCCTCTTACAAACACACTAaatcacactcacagacacacattttgtGTGATAACTTAACAATGTTGAAAGGATTAGACGTGCAGCTGTATTgtcatgcatgcgtgtgtgtgtttgtggagctgCTGTGACTTCACTGTGTCCCCTGGTTCACTGTGTCCTCTCCGTGTCCTCTCCGTGTCCCCTCCTGGTTCACTgtgtcccctccctgtcctctcgatgtcccctccctgtcttctcggtgtcccctccctgtcctctccgtGTCCCCTCTGTGTCCCCTCCGTGTCCCCTCTGTGTCCCCTCTGTGTCCCCTCTGTGTCCCCTCTGTGTCCCCTCTGTGTCCCCTCCGTGTCCCCTCCTTGTCCCCTGGTTCCCAGACGACGCCACGGCGAAGGAGAAGCCCTACAAGCAGTTCACCAGGGAGCGCCAGGGGGCGGTGAGACGGAGGATCCACCAGGTCAACGGACACAAGTTCATGTCCACCTTCTTACGGCAACCCACCTTCTGCTTTCACTGCAAGGAGTTCATATggtacggcacacacacacacgccatgtacagtatatttatacacacacactccgtgtTTTAGATTAGTGTGTTGGTGAAGACTATAATGTGTATgtaaataatataaataaatgcTTTCTCTTTTAGGGGTGTGTTTGGAAAGCAGGGCTACCAGTGTCAAGGTCAGTGACCTTAAAACTCcaaccatcctctccctcctcctctcctctcctctcctctctcttcttctcctctcactctcttcctctcctctctcttcttctcctctcactctcttcctctcctctcacatctcttcctctcctctctctccttctcctctctcttcctctcctctctcttcttctcctctctcctctctcttcctctcttcttctctcactctcctctcctctctcttcctctcctctctcttcttctcctctctctttcttcctctcctctcacatctcttcctctcacatctcttcctctcctctctcttcttctcctctctcctctctcttcctctcctctctcttcctctcctctctctcttcattttctctcctctcactctcttcttctccttcctacTCATCTCCCCTACATTTGACTGTTTagcactctttgtctctcccccccccattctcttcTTTTTGTCTCTATTGTTTCTCGTGTCAAACTGTGCGACCACAAGCCCCTGTTCAGACAGGAAGTCGCAGCCCCACCTCAACAGTGACAGAGCAGCGTTCTCACACCTTGGCCTTGTCTCTAATAGACGTGTTCTCCCTCAGCCTGGCCTTGTCTCTAATAGACGTGTTCTCCCTCAGCCTGGCCTTGTCTCTAATAGACGTGTTCTCCCATCTCCCTCAGCCTGGCCGCCATTTCACAGTCACTTACCGTCGACACATTGCAAACACactcaaccccaaccccaagtCACACACTCTCTAGGGAGTGGCGATGGAAAGAATGTTTGTTTGTAGGATTGTTCATGTTTGTCCTTTTCCTTCTCCAGTGTGCACCTGTGTGGTGCACAAGCGCTGTCACCAGCATGTTGTGACAGAGTGTCCACGGATGAAAAAGCCGGCCAAGGAACCGGTGAGAGCACTTAGACATGAGCACTGTGACGTCAAACAGTGTTTACCCTACACTGACATACACTTAACATAACACTACTGTACATTTCTGTTCCGACATATAGGCCTGcaatttttgtattattatagTGCATTTCCCATTCGGAAGTGTTAAAGACTGTTCAAAACAAGTCAAATGACAATACAAATTTAAAGTACTTCAACTACGTCATAACCCTGCCTTTTTCAGATACTTTAGAGGAGACGGGCAGGTCGTTCGTTGTGGAGTGTTGTGTTCTCTGAACGGTGGCGACAGCTGTCTGTCTAGTCAGACGGGCATAGTCACACATGCAGGACAAACAGATGTGTATCAAGAGCAACAGGAACCATGTATGGGTTCCTGTTTGTGTCCAGGTGTTCAACCAGGCAGAATTATGTGTTCCATTTGCCctgtacatatacatatatatacatgtgtatatgtatatacacaGTATGTAATGTAGATACTGAAATACACATGGGTATAGAGACTGGTGTGCAGGCTACTGTTTACTAAATGTAGGCTCCTTGCTGAATGCAGCACTGAAGCAATTACAGTTTTATAACTGTCGCAGAAGTATGAAGTGATCACTGAAGAGAAATAGGAACTAACCATTTTGACACAAGTCAGAACAACCTGTTCCTCTTGACATTGAAAGGCTCCGTGTGGAATCGTGGACGCCCCCTGCTGGCTACAGGGTGTTAAACACATCTGTTGCTGACGgcagctctcttcctctctcacacccagaCCATCAACCAAGGCTTCAGCATCAATGTGCCTCACAAGTTCAACATCCACAACTACAAGTCTCCCACCTTCTGTGACCACTGTGGTTCTCTGTTGTGGGGCCTGGTCAAACAGGGACTGCACTGCAAGAGTACGAACCgcttttattcattttttattattaagtCTAAAGTCTTGTCGTGTTCGGCGCATGCTCTGTCACAGGACGGGCACTCTGCAGTACGTCTCTAAGCAGGGCTCGCTATCTGTGTTTCTCTCAAGTCTGTAAGATGAACGTCCACATCCGCTGCAAGGGCAACGTGGCGCCCAGCTGTGGGGTGAACAGTGTGGAGCTGGCCAACAAGCTGGCGGAGATGGGCCTGCAGGCCGGGGGGATGTCCAAACGCAACTCCATGGTAGTAAGAcgcgtcaacacacacacattatcataTACATacactatctcacacacaccatcacacacacacacatcatcatatACATacactatctcacacacaccatcacacacacacacacatcatcatatACATacactatctcacacacaccatcacacacacacacatcatcatatACATacactatctcacacacaccatcacacacacacacatcatcatatACATacactatctcacacacaccatcacacacacacatcatcatacacacccacacacacacacaccatcacccccccacacacacacaccatcaccccccccccacacacacacacacacacaccatcaccccccccacacacacacacaccatcacccccacacacacacacacccacacacattgttCACACATCCCACCTTTaagacacccccacacacagctgctctgAGTCTTCCCTGTGCTGGGCTGTCTGCAGACTAACAGTGCGTGCGGCGACCAGGCGCGGGCCTCCtctgtgaggagggagagcaccCAGTCCCAGCAGCACACCAGGAGGCTGGGGATCTCCGACTTCATGTTCCTCCAGGTGCTGGGCAAGGGCAGCTTCGGCAAGGTGAGCCAAACCAGACACCGAACCATGAACCGAACCATAAACCGAACCAGACACGGCACCAGACACCCCACCAGACACCCCACCCATCACAGACCAGGGCTTGTGGATAATCTGAACCAGGGGGCCCAAACCTCCAACCTCCTGCTAGGTTTTTGCTCTGGCTTCTGTTGTAGTTAACCTGATTCGACACGTCGAACTGCTAATTATTAGATTCATGTGTGCTTGCTGAGGGTTGGTCCCCAAAGGGACTTATCTCTCCAGGATCAGGGACGACTCATCTGGACCTAAACAGTTGGctaatacgtgtgtgtgtgtgtctgtgtgtacttgtgtctgtgtgtgtttatctgcttgtgtgtgttcttcctggAGGTGATGCTGGCGCGGATGTGCGGGGGGGAGCGGGTGTTTGCTGTGAAGGTGCTGAAGAAGGACATCATCCTGCAGGACGATGATGTGGAGTGTACCATGACTGAGAAGAGGGTGCTGACCCTGGCCAGCTGCCACCCCTACCTCACACAGCTCCACTGCTGTTTCCAGACCCCggtaacactcacacacacacacacacttggggtgggtgtgggtcagGAGGTTGAGAAGGTCATCCACTAATTGCAGGGTCGGTGGTTTGGTCCCTGACTTGAGTTCAGGTAAAAAAGCGCTTGATAAATGCAGTTTAGCATTTACTCATcctcacacacgccacatatCCACACGTTGAGAATCCCAGCTCCCATGTCAGATCCCCCTGCTGCAATACGCACACTGTCCTGTTGGTGGCAGCAGGCCCATGATTTCAGGCTCCCCGTATGGCACGCTAGAGAGCGTGAGTCAGAGTGAATGAGTCTCACGTCACAGTTATTTCCCAGGCCACAGACTAATCGGCTTTAGTAGTTTGACCTCCCACTGGCCTGTTAAAGTGGATCAAAGCAAAAGCCCTGTTGAATGAGACTTCATATATAGACTGTCTGCTCTTCCTCCACCGTCTCTCCCCTACCATGTCCCTGTAACGCCCCGTGTCTCCCCCATACCCTTTTTCTcagggtacatttacatttagtcatttagcaggcactcttatccagagtgacttacagtaagtacagggacattcccccgaggcaagtagggtgaagtgccttgcccaaggacacaacgtcattttacacggccgggaatcgaaccagcaaccttcagattactagcccgattccctaaccactcagccacctgactccgactCCTGCTTCTCTACAGCCCTGCCTGTTTACCTTCTGGAGGTTTGTTCCTGAGTCATTCTCAGGGTAAACAATATGATCTAACTGATCTAActtgagaccacacacaccactctctcaCGCTTTTCTTTTCCTCGTGCCAAAATTGTAAGATTGTGTGGCCAAATAAATCCAAGCCACTTCTCTGGAACCGAGTGTAAACGAAGCAAACCTCCTAATCTGTGATTTAAGGCCAGGTTCTGTACATCATGTCCTGCTGGACCATTGTATTTTGTACCCATGTTCTGGAACATGATTTTTCTAGGACCTGTAATGAGAAAAGTGATTTGTGGATCGAAAGTGTGTATTTCTACTTAGGCCTGTACCCAGCAGTGACAGTCGCACATGAATCTGGTATATGTGCTCCTGGAATTTATGAGTAATAAACAACATGTTAGACATCACCCCTGTGTGTCCTGGATGCAGTGATGTTAGCATGTCCTCTGCGAGCCAGCGTGAGAGTGCACAATGTTCCTgtcgaacacgcacacacacttcctgtgtctggTACAAGGTAACGGGGGgttctgtacatgtgtgtgttttttaggaCCGCCTGTTTTTCGTGATGGAGTTTGTGAACGGAGGGGACCTCATGTTCCACATCCAGAAGTCCAGGAAGTTCGAGGAAGGCCGAGCTCGCTTCTACACCGCCGAGATAACCTCCGCTCTGATGTTCCTGCACAGCAAGGGCATCATCTACAGGtaccactcacacatacatgttAGACTTGTGCACAGTTCAGAGGAGAGTACTAAGGATGTACTGTGGTGGGCCCACATGCAGCAGAGCACTAGCTTGCCTTCTGGTCTGAACAGCAGGCTGTGTGGTTTCACTCCACTCTGCTGTTGAATGCATTGCATTATCCATGGTCGGATGCCCATACTCGTACCTACAAGCTATACCAAGGTGACAGAGTCCTGCAGGATGAGGGAGAACGTGTGGTCCCTTGGTGGTGCTTTGTACGGTGCCCTTATTGTCTGACTGTGCTGGAAAACACATTGAAATCTCTGCCAAAGTCCACAATGATAAAGGGGCATCATGTGAGACTGGGTAAATGTTGAGTTATAATTAGAAAGGCCTTCCATGGTAGCCCCACATACACAGCCTGCCTGCCAACCGCAAGTGCCTGTCACGGCCAACATACTCCAGTCCTGAAATAGTCCTGAACTTTGACTCGAATCTCTGTAGAGATGACCGTATACCTACTTACCATGCGGCCACAGATGTAGTCCAAGTAGGTTATGTAGTAACGTACTAGTTTTCTCACAACAgagaggggatccctctctgaattgctcctcccaaggtttcttccattttttcttctgttggtagtttttctgggagttttacCTTGTCTTCctagagggtttaggttggttgaggggcagttctatgggagtatgtgaagccctctgtgacatgcttgcgtgtaaaaagggctatacaaataaatttgatttgatttgacaacTTGATCTGTGTCCGGTGCTCTTTGAACTCGAGTTAAAGTACAGTTctacgaggggaggggggagactcgCCACCATTTTAACAACAACTCCGTTTCTCTATCAGCACTTCCTATACTACATTTAGTAATAATTATTATTGATTTAGCAGATTCACACCCGATTTAACCGACGCAACATTGAACCTGcgatctcttgatctgcagccGGACGTTCTCAAACCGAGCTTCACCTTCTCATTTAAAGGAAGCTCCTATTTCCACTTATGACCTGATGCTGGGATGCAACAGGTTTTAACTCAACTAATCAATGCTCCTTCTCATGTTACTCTCAGCCCTGCCAATTAGGCGAGAGTCATTGTGAAGGTTGAGAACAGGCTTCCAGGTGTCTGGTGTCTCACCACACCCTGACCTACTTCTGAGAGATCAAAGTCCTCTGTCAGGTCAGTTGACGTAGTATCGCTGTGGCAGGAAAAGACTGACGAAATCCCCTTGGTGAAAACTGGGTATTTGGTAACTCCTGAGCACAATGAAACCTCAATAAGAGGAATGTGGTTTGAATCCATCTGAGGTCATTTCTTGTCTTGGatacaccactctctctctccagctgtccCATCAAGAAGATAAGCTGAAAAAAGCATATCAATTTAAACAAGGAAAAACACAACACCATGTTTTCACCTGTAAAGACTAATTACCTTAATCCTTTCTGATGTTTGTGTCAAAATGATGTGAATTACTCATACACATGACATGGGTTCCACCCTGATCGAACCTTAGGACAGCGGTCTCACTCAGCTTGGCATATCTTACCATATAAAGTAGAGGCACAATGAGGAACTTAGTCACTATTAGTCATTTTACTGGCAGAGAGCAAACCGccttgtgtgttggtctgtttCTGCATGCTTGTGTCTGCCTGCAGTGATGCAATCACTTGTATTGTGTCTCAACACCACACAGTTTTCCTTGGCAGGACACACCTTTACCCTGTTGCTTCAACCACACCCATGAATGACCTTGGTGACCGTGTAATCCCGTATTGGTCCCCCAGTCTTAGATAAGCACTTACAAGGCTGggtaatctgtctgtctgattacCAGAGGGACTGAATGGAGGAGATGTCGGCCTTAGTGAGCCAGACTGACAAGGGcccgattgctaacacaggaaTTCATTTTTGAATTTTCACATGAACTTgttgtaaatatttgttttcttaGTGACACTGCTAAATTCTTACCACTACAAGATTGATCAGAGCTGTAGAGTTCTAACACTAAGATCTGGTTAGTGGGTCGGCTTGAAATCTTCCATGAATTTCCTTTTTTGACAGGTAAATATTGACTGTTTTGCACAAGCCCAGTCCCTCTCTACTTGAGTTCAGTTATGGGAATATGACTGGTCTGGGCTGCGAGTGATCAGTCAGTCTCTTTGGTTAGGCCCTACAGAACAGTTGACTGTTGTAGTCGCCATTTTGTCTAGACAGGAATTATCTGTCCACAAAAGAAAGGTGTGAAGCAAGTACTTCTGCTCACCCCTGTGAAACGATTCTCAGAACTCATAAAAAAATCGAGTTCCTCTTGATGTTAGCGACATTAGCGGTCAATAGGTTCCTCCTCGTTAAGCTtacagcatctgtgtgtgtgtctaacttgTGTGTTCTCTCCCCCAGAGATCTAAAGCTGGACAATGTGCTCCTTGATAAAGATGGACACTGTAAACTGGCAGATTTTGGCATGTGCAAAGAGGGCATGCTTGACGGTTTGGCTACGGGAACATTCTGTGGCACACCTGATTACATAGCTCCAGAGGTGAGAGAAATACTAATGTTTTTGTTATGCCATAGAATTGTAATCGATCTCATCCAACTGCCAGTTATCCCACAATTAAGCCTCTGTGCTCCAAGATGACATTTTACCTCAGAAACATTAAGGAAGACCCGTCCTTTAGTGAGTTGATGATGGGTCAAATGAGTTCACATTCTGAAGTATCACGCCACCTCTACAAACACCGTGATCACAGCTCATTACTCCAGACTCTCTCAGAGTAGCATACCTATGTTGATCTGGCCAGCAGCCATCTTGTTTGAGCTCTGTTTGCAGAGTCCCATCTGACTCTGTGAGGATGTCTGTGAACCTTttttacagcacacacacagacaggtcttCTTTGTCAAGTAAATTACATATTTTAGGTTCTCTTCTAAATGTGCGTGCTTGCACATTTCTGAATATAGTCATGGCAACAGTGGGCAACTCAGTCTAGCCCACTGTTGAACAGCTAAATCAACAGCCTGACCAATTGGGCTTGGAGTTCTGTGGACAGTGCCAAAATACAGATCCAGTATCCGCTGTGAGCTAACATAAGATCACTGCTTCAAAGGGAAATGTGTCATTTGATATAAATTGTGAATTCTCAGATCCTTCAGGAGTTGCTGTACGGGCCGTCCGTTGACTGGTGGGCTCTCGGCGTGCTCCTCTACGAGATGTTGTCAGGCCACGCCCCCTTCGAGGCAGAGAACGAGGACGACCTGTTTGAGTCCATCCTGAATGAAGAGATCATCTATGCATCTTGGCTGAGTGTCGATGCCGTGAACATCCTGAAAGCTGTGAGTCCATCCACTATATTGAGTCTGTCTGAAGTTTATACTAAGTCCTAGATAACGCACCATAAAGTAACACGAACCAGTACAAAACAAGAAGGTTTAAAGATCATTCCATGTTCCACGGTCTTTGACTTTTTATCGTGTGTAAATTCCTTCTGGGGGTTTTCACAGGTTGTTTTGTAAGATTGGGATTAGAATAAACATCACGGCGCATGTTACATAAGCATTTCCGAGCGTCAGCCAGCTTCTGTTCAACTGTTCTTACCAGCATACATCTGCATTTCAGGATGAGATGGGTCAACTAAGTGGTTTGTTCCCATGCAAGTACTACTAGCCACCAACCACTGCCATTACATGCTGTACTACAATGAACTGGTGGCATTAGGATGTACAGCAGATACAGCAcatacaggagagaggggagttcgGTGTTGCTAAGCAGGATAGCAAATCGCAGGCTGTGTCGTGTGCATGCAGTGACTGGCAGATGTACAGAGCTCGGTCAGACAGCTGTTGGGCCTGTGCTCTTACATAACTATTTTAAGACATGCTCTGCTGACCAGCTCGAGTCACAGAAGAGGCTATAAATacagactcctcccccccccccccacacagtaTTGTCACTCTCACATG
The Osmerus mordax isolate fOsmMor3 chromosome 9, fOsmMor3.pri, whole genome shotgun sequence genome window above contains:
- the prkcha gene encoding protein kinase C eta type, whose translation is MKFNGYLKLRIGEAVDLKPTKFSLRHAIIFNKPPATLDPYIVIKVDEFKIGQTHTKQKTNMPTYNEEFSLNVNDGKLIELAVFHDAPIGYDDFVANCTILFEDLIKTSNTETFEGWVDLEPEGKVFIHILLTGSFIDDDATAKEKPYKQFTRERQGAVRRRIHQVNGHKFMSTFLRQPTFCFHCKEFIWGVFGKQGYQCQVCTCVVHKRCHQHVVTECPRMKKPAKEPTINQGFSINVPHKFNIHNYKSPTFCDHCGSLLWGLVKQGLHCKICKMNVHIRCKGNVAPSCGVNSVELANKLAEMGLQAGGMSKRNSMTNSACGDQARASSVRRESTQSQQHTRRLGISDFMFLQVLGKGSFGKVMLARMCGGERVFAVKVLKKDIILQDDDVECTMTEKRVLTLASCHPYLTQLHCCFQTPDRLFFVMEFVNGGDLMFHIQKSRKFEEGRARFYTAEITSALMFLHSKGIIYRDLKLDNVLLDKDGHCKLADFGMCKEGMLDGLATGTFCGTPDYIAPEILQELLYGPSVDWWALGVLLYEMLSGHAPFEAENEDDLFESILNEEIIYASWLSVDAVNILKAFLTKNPARRLGCVAAEGGENAVTSHTFFSDIDWEKLNRRELEPPFKPRIKTSEDVNNFDPDFTQEEPTLTPIDDPLIPSNNQEDFQDFSFTSPEMLED